In Candidatus Zixiibacteriota bacterium, a single genomic region encodes these proteins:
- a CDS encoding tetratricopeptide repeat protein — translation MRTAGETPQLASSLTNLAVALDRKGDYGKAETSFKEALRIVEATRGKEHPRTGSVLNLMSQFYFPRGNAELAKELIDRACAI, via the coding sequence GTGAGAACGGCAGGTGAGACACCGCAACTTGCGTCTTCACTTACAAACCTGGCGGTCGCGCTGGACCGAAAGGGCGACTATGGCAAAGCCGAGACCTCGTTCAAGGAAGCTCTTCGGATTGTAGAAGCGACTCGCGGCAAGGAGCATCCGCGCACTGGTAGTGTTCTGAATCTCATGTCTCAATTCTATTTTCCACGGGGAAATGCCGAGCTTGCGAAGGAACTGATTGACCGTGCATGTGCGATCTAA
- a CDS encoding DUF3098 domain-containing protein translates to MAQKGKKAAPAAPANKPSRQSYSLPFGKPNMMLFALGLLAVILGFVTLSLGSDTLAPILLVLGYCVIIPAAIIWKDKRKVAD, encoded by the coding sequence ATGGCGCAGAAGGGAAAAAAGGCCGCTCCGGCGGCACCAGCCAATAAGCCGAGCAGACAGTCATACAGTCTGCCATTCGGTAAGCCGAATATGATGCTGTTCGCCCTGGGACTTCTTGCAGTGATTCTTGGATTTGTAACATTGTCCTTAGGTTCCGACACTCTTGCGCCGATATTGCTTGTGCTGGGATACTGTGTTATTATCCCTGCGGCGATAATTTGGAAGGACAAGCGAAAGGTAGCCGATTGA
- a CDS encoding sulfite exporter TauE/SafE family protein, whose protein sequence is MEFPISGVETYWWLPVVVAFVISCFTSMGGLSGAFLLLPFQMSILGFTGPAVSPTNLVYNIVSIPSGVYRYYREKRMVWPLTWTIVLGTIPGVFLGVIIRVEYLPDPTAFKLFVGLVLLYLGIRLCLDILKKSKSSSNNSASGERFEVSPLEFNIRRIGYEFEGEQYYASSIGLFALSFVVGIVGGTYGIGGGAIIAPFLVVVFGLPVYTVAGAALMATFVTSIAGVFFYSVIAQFYANTGLAIAPDWQLGALFGIGGFAGMYVGARLQRYMPARVIKVLIAACLLFVAGKYVIGYFL, encoded by the coding sequence ATAGAATTCCCGATCAGCGGTGTCGAGACATACTGGTGGCTACCGGTAGTTGTCGCTTTTGTGATTTCCTGTTTTACTTCGATGGGAGGGCTTTCCGGCGCGTTTCTGCTTCTTCCATTTCAGATGAGCATCCTCGGATTCACCGGTCCTGCGGTCAGTCCGACCAACCTCGTCTATAACATTGTGTCGATCCCGAGCGGTGTTTATCGATACTATCGCGAGAAACGTATGGTCTGGCCGCTCACATGGACAATTGTCCTGGGAACAATTCCGGGAGTGTTCCTCGGAGTCATCATACGAGTCGAGTATCTTCCGGACCCGACCGCATTCAAGCTCTTTGTGGGGCTGGTGCTGCTATATCTCGGAATCAGACTCTGTCTGGATATCCTGAAGAAATCCAAGTCCTCATCGAACAATAGTGCCTCCGGCGAAAGGTTCGAGGTATCGCCGCTGGAATTCAACATCCGACGAATCGGCTACGAATTCGAGGGGGAGCAGTATTATGCATCTTCGATCGGGCTGTTTGCGCTGAGTTTCGTTGTCGGGATAGTCGGAGGCACGTATGGCATCGGCGGCGGTGCGATAATCGCACCGTTTCTTGTTGTCGTGTTCGGTCTGCCGGTTTATACAGTCGCCGGGGCCGCTCTCATGGCGACGTTCGTGACATCGATTGCGGGAGTGTTTTTCTATTCGGTGATTGCTCAATTCTATGCCAATACCGGTCTTGCGATCGCACCCGACTGGCAGCTTGGCGCGCTATTCGGGATTGGCGGATTTGCCGGCATGTATGTCGGCGCACGGTTGCAGAGATATATGCCTGCGCGCGTGATCAAAGTGCTGATCGCAGCCTGTTTGTTGTTTGTGGCCGGGAAGTATGTAATCGGATATTTCCTGTAG
- a CDS encoding DUF420 domain-containing protein — protein MGVADLPTLNAILNSISAILLLLGFIRIKQQKPDIHKKFMIAALITSALFLISYLIYHQQVGSVPYSYHDWTRPVYFTILIPHVILAALMVPFIIAAVVFALRGRFDKHKRITRYLWPVWMFVSVSGVTIYLMLYRLYKGRIVLKPAI, from the coding sequence ATGGGAGTCGCAGACCTCCCGACACTCAATGCGATCCTGAACAGTATCAGTGCGATTCTGCTTCTGTTAGGTTTTATCAGAATCAAGCAGCAGAAACCGGACATCCACAAGAAATTCATGATAGCTGCGCTGATCACCTCTGCCCTCTTCTTGATTTCATATCTGATCTATCACCAGCAGGTCGGTTCGGTGCCGTATTCATATCACGATTGGACGCGCCCGGTCTATTTCACGATCCTGATCCCGCATGTCATCCTTGCCGCCCTCATGGTTCCGTTCATCATAGCAGCGGTGGTATTCGCATTACGTGGCAGGTTTGACAAGCACAAGAGAATCACAAGATATCTCTGGCCGGTCTGGATGTTCGTCTCCGTCAGCGGCGTCACAATCTATCTGATGTTGTATAGACTTTACAAGGGCAGGATTGTTCTCAAGCCTGCCATCTGA